The proteins below come from a single Aegilops tauschii subsp. strangulata cultivar AL8/78 chromosome 6, Aet v6.0, whole genome shotgun sequence genomic window:
- the LOC109785030 gene encoding transcription termination factor MTEF18, mitochondrial-like has product MLRLRERIVSHLLSSPSAPATSPLPRLLSAAAAAISPNPAGFVVEEYLVDTCGLTRPQALKASPKLSHLNSPANPNAVLAFLAGLGLSGADAAAVVAKDPLFLCAGVERTLVPVVEGLTGLGLSRSEIGGLVSLVHHCFRRRTIVSKLKYYLPLFGSLDNLLRMLKRENHLLSADLDKVVKPNAVFLRDCGLGDCDIAKLCIHGPRMLATNPERVRAMVACAEGIGVPRGSGMFRQALQAVAFLSEEKIAAKVDYLKNTFRWSDAEVSIALRKYPVVLRKSKGSLKRRSEFLISKVGLEPVYIAHRSDILAYSMEGRLRPRYYVIKFLRQNGLLDRDLSLHTAVKMTEKVFVEKLICPHKEAAPHLAEDYAAACKGELPTNFRFT; this is encoded by the coding sequence ATGCTCCGCCTCCGAGAGCGCATCGTTTCCCATCTCCTCTCTTCACCCTCCGCCCCTGCCACATCCCCACTCCCTCGCCTCCTCTCCGCTGCCGCGGCCGCCATTTCTCCGAACCCCGCTGGATTCGTCGTCGAGGAGTACCTCGTCGACACCTGCGGCCTCACCCGGCCCCAGGCGCTCAAGGCCTCCCCGAAGCTCTCCCACCTCAACTCCCCCGCCAACCCCAACGCCGTCCTCGCCTTCCTCGCCGGCCTCGGCCTCTCCGGCGCCgatgccgccgccgtcgtcgccaaAGATCCGCTCTTCCTCTGCGCCGGCGTGGAGAGAACCTTGGTCCCCGTCGTCGAAGGCCTCACCGGCCTCGGCCTGTCGCGTTCCGAGATTGGCGGCCTCGTCTCGCTTGTTCACCACTGCTTCCGCCGCAGAACCATCGTCTCCAAGCTGAAATACTACCTGCCCCTCTTTGGCTCATTGGACAACTTACTCCGGATGCTCAAGCGTGAAAACCACCTTCTGTCGGCCGACCTCGACAAGGTGGTCAAGCCCAATGCCGTGTTCCTGAGGGACTGCGGGCTAGGTGATTGTGATATTGCCAAGCTGTGTATCCATGGGCCGAGGATGCTCGCAACCAACCCGGAGCGTGTTCGGGCCATGGTGGCATGCGCCGAAGGTATAGGCGTGCCCCGTGGTTCTGGGATGTTCAGGCAGGCACTGCAGGCTGTTGCATTTCTCAGCGAGGAGAAGATTGCCGCCAAAGTGGACTACTTGAAAAATACCTTCAGGTGGTCTGATGCCGAAGTGAGCATTGCTTTGCGCAAGTATCCGGTTGTGCTGAGGAAGTCAAAGGGATCTCTGAAGCGCAGGTCCGAGTTCCTGATCTCTAAGGTGGGGCTGGAACCCGTGTACATTGCTCATCGATCAGATATACTTGCATATAGCATGGAGGGCCGACTCAGACCCCGGTACTATGTTATCAAGTTTCTCAGGCAAAATGGACTGCTAGATCGTGACTTGAGCTTACATACTGCGGTTAAGATGACCGAGAAGGTTTTTGTGGAGAAGCTCATATGCCCTCACAAGGAAGCCGCACCACACCTTGCTGAAGACTATGCAGCAGCTTGCAAAGGGGAATTACCAACTAATTTCAGATTTACATGA